Proteins from a single region of Paenibacillus sp. BIHB 4019:
- a CDS encoding LacI family DNA-binding transcriptional regulator — translation MVTIKDIAKLAGVSYSTVSKALNNDPLIKPATRQKVLEIAEKYQYRKNIMAQQLSSGKSNIIGFVLDELSNPLFSNISKNLHSELKSRGYQMILVIAGDGVDIFSQLRVDGCIFWEYMLDDREAFWKLVSSMPMPCFVLGADENPNSPYIKIDRKEGIFKAVEHLKAHGHERIGFIGNSQNIKIEGYKEALQRTGLEFCEGSVLPAYSSWEDGYFAVRNYTFTSSSPTAFIGLNNLVTRGALRAFIEAGFQVPQDISLIGYDDLPDMQYAEVALTTIGPPLGELAVQAAELIVALIRGEDAKFPVVIQPQLYLRNSVAVCKERI, via the coding sequence ATGGTTACAATTAAGGACATCGCCAAGCTTGCAGGAGTAAGCTACAGCACAGTTTCCAAGGCATTGAACAATGATCCGCTAATTAAACCGGCTACTAGACAGAAAGTGCTGGAAATCGCGGAAAAATATCAATACCGAAAAAATATTATGGCGCAGCAGCTTTCTTCGGGCAAAAGCAATATTATTGGCTTTGTTCTGGATGAACTCAGCAACCCGCTCTTTTCCAACATATCGAAAAATTTGCATAGCGAGCTGAAAAGCCGCGGTTATCAAATGATTTTGGTCATAGCGGGCGATGGAGTAGACATTTTCAGCCAGCTTCGAGTGGATGGCTGCATTTTCTGGGAGTATATGCTGGATGATCGGGAGGCGTTCTGGAAGCTCGTCTCCTCGATGCCGATGCCATGCTTCGTACTCGGTGCGGATGAGAACCCCAATTCGCCTTATATTAAAATCGACCGCAAAGAAGGCATCTTCAAAGCGGTCGAGCATTTGAAAGCGCATGGCCATGAGCGCATTGGCTTTATCGGCAATTCCCAGAACATAAAAATTGAAGGATATAAGGAAGCGCTGCAGCGGACGGGATTGGAATTTTGCGAAGGCAGCGTGCTTCCGGCTTATTCCTCTTGGGAAGACGGATATTTTGCCGTACGCAACTACACATTTACGAGCAGCTCGCCAACCGCCTTCATTGGCCTCAACAACTTGGTTACACGAGGGGCGCTGCGTGCTTTTATTGAAGCGGGCTTTCAAGTGCCGCAGGATATCTCTTTGATCGGTTATGATGATTTGCCGGATATGCAGTATGCCGAGGTCGCATTGACGACGATCGGCCCGCCGCTCGGCGAGCTGGCTGTTCAGGCGGCTGAGCTGATCGTTGCGCTGATACGGGGTGAAGATGCTAAATTTCCGGTCGTCATCCAGCCACAGCTGTATTTGCGGAATTCGGTAGCGGTTTGCAAGGAGCGAATTTAG
- a CDS encoding pectinesterase family protein yields MKAEENKVVSIVVAADGSGDFTSIQAAVDTVPATNEERVIIYIRNGFYYEKLHIEKPMISLIGESAKDTIISFDDHATKAFPDGELYHTFYSYTVFVGADDFIGENMTFMNTAGPGEKVGQALALYADGDRASFRNCRLIGHQDTLFTGPLPEVPIDRSFFGGPREGAPRRQSRQYYENCYIEGDVDFIFGSATVLFNCCDIFAKNRGAAEPDAINGWIAAASTPEHAPHGYVFNECRLLGDAPAGSVYLGRPWRNHAKTIFIRCWMGEHIAPAGWDDWNKPEAQPTVHYGEYASTGPGGSSDKRISWSQQLTADQAANYSLTRILAGADGWSPLQRERAME; encoded by the coding sequence ATGAAAGCAGAAGAAAACAAGGTTGTCTCTATTGTAGTAGCCGCAGACGGAAGCGGCGATTTTACATCCATTCAAGCAGCTGTTGATACCGTTCCAGCAACGAACGAGGAGCGGGTCATCATTTATATTCGCAATGGGTTTTATTATGAGAAGCTTCATATCGAGAAGCCAATGATCAGCTTAATAGGGGAAAGTGCCAAGGATACGATCATAAGCTTTGACGACCATGCCACAAAAGCATTTCCGGACGGCGAGCTCTATCATACGTTTTATTCGTATACCGTGTTCGTTGGAGCGGATGATTTTATAGGAGAAAATATGACGTTTATGAATACGGCAGGCCCTGGGGAAAAGGTGGGCCAAGCGCTCGCGCTTTACGCTGATGGCGATCGCGCCAGCTTCCGCAATTGCCGTTTAATTGGCCATCAGGATACGCTGTTTACGGGGCCGCTGCCGGAAGTTCCAATTGACCGCAGTTTTTTTGGCGGTCCTAGGGAAGGAGCTCCAAGAAGGCAGTCCCGGCAATATTACGAGAACTGCTATATAGAAGGCGATGTTGATTTTATTTTCGGCTCGGCTACGGTGCTGTTCAACTGCTGCGATATTTTTGCCAAAAATCGCGGCGCTGCTGAGCCGGATGCCATTAACGGATGGATTGCTGCTGCATCTACCCCAGAGCATGCGCCTCACGGATATGTATTCAATGAATGCCGTTTGCTAGGCGATGCTCCAGCAGGAAGCGTATATTTAGGCAGGCCATGGCGCAATCATGCCAAAACGATTTTTATCCGCTGCTGGATGGGCGAGCATATTGCTCCTGCCGGATGGGATGATTGGAACAAGCCTGAAGCCCAGCCTACCGTTCATTATGGGGAATATGCAAGTACAGGGCCGGGCGGCTCCAGCGACAAGCGAATTAGCTGGTCGCAGCAGCTTACAGCCGATCAGGCAGCTAATTATTCTCTAACTCGGATTTTGGCTGGCGCAGATGGCTGGTCGCCGCTTCAACGGGAACGGGCGATGGAATAG
- the glyQ gene encoding glycine--tRNA ligase subunit alpha, translating to MNFQSMILTLQQFWAEQNCILVQPYDVEKGAGTMNPMTFLRSIGPEPWNVAYVEPSRRPNDGRYGENPNRLYQHHQFQVILKPSPDNIQELYLESLTRLGIDPKDHDIRFVEDNWEAPTLGAWGLGWEVWLDGMEITQFTYFQQVGGLDASPVAVEITYGMERLASYIQDKENVFDLEWVDGVTYGDVFKQPEYEHSKYTFETSDTAMLFSLFNMYEEEAKKTMEHNLVFPAYDYVLKCSHAFNQLDARGAISVTERTGYIMRVRNLARQVAATYLEERERLGFPMLKERSEA from the coding sequence ATGAACTTTCAAAGCATGATATTAACGCTGCAGCAGTTCTGGGCCGAGCAAAATTGTATTTTGGTGCAGCCTTACGATGTAGAGAAAGGCGCAGGCACGATGAATCCGATGACGTTTTTACGCTCCATTGGGCCAGAGCCTTGGAATGTAGCTTATGTGGAGCCTTCTCGACGTCCGAACGATGGCCGTTATGGTGAAAATCCGAACAGGCTGTATCAGCATCACCAGTTTCAAGTTATTTTAAAGCCGTCGCCAGACAATATCCAAGAGCTTTATTTGGAGAGCCTTACTCGCCTTGGCATTGATCCGAAGGATCATGATATCCGCTTCGTTGAGGACAACTGGGAAGCGCCGACGCTTGGCGCATGGGGACTTGGCTGGGAAGTATGGCTCGATGGCATGGAAATTACGCAGTTTACTTATTTCCAGCAGGTGGGTGGCCTTGATGCAAGTCCGGTAGCCGTGGAAATTACATACGGCATGGAGCGTCTTGCTTCCTATATTCAGGACAAAGAAAATGTGTTTGATCTCGAATGGGTTGATGGCGTAACGTACGGCGATGTGTTCAAGCAGCCGGAATATGAGCATTCCAAATACACGTTTGAGACTTCGGATACAGCGATGCTGTTCTCATTGTTTAATATGTATGAAGAGGAAGCTAAGAAGACGATGGAGCATAATCTCGTGTTCCCGGCCTATGACTATGTGCTGAAATGCTCGCATGCGTTCAATCAGCTGGATGCGCGCGGCGCCATCAGCGTGACGGAACGGACAGGCTACATTATGCGCGTGAGAAATTTGGCACGCCAAGTGGCTGCGACTTATTTGGAAGAGCGCGAGCGCCTTGGATTCCCGATGCTGAAAGAAAGGAGCGAGGCGTAA
- the glyS gene encoding glycine--tRNA ligase subunit beta codes for MAKDLLLEIGLEEVPARFVRGAMNQLKEKLVKWLAESRIAHQDVQAYATPRRLAVLVQGVEEKQADVNEQVKGPSRKIAQDDQGNWSKAALGFARSQGAEPEQLYFQELAGVEYVYANKSSIGIDTAAVLSEGLTNLITSMSFPKNMRWGSYDLKFIRPIKWLLALYGQDVVPFEITGVRSGNSSRGHRFLGAETTVAEPAAYKERLREQHVIVDVEEREQIIVAQIEQLAKEQNWEIAINQDLLEEVLFLVEIPNVLYGTFDPEFLNIPQDVLITSMREHQRYFPVLDGKGQLLPYFVTVRNGDRNKIDVVAKGNEKVLRARLSDAKFFYEEDQKLAIGDALAKLENIVYHEELGTVANKVGRIRALADLLAAKLQVDAGTAAHISRTADICKFDLVTQMVGEFPELQGIMGEDYARKAGENETVAAAINEHYQPRFAGDRAPASITGAVVSLADKLDTIVGCFSIGIIPTGSQDPYALRRQAAGVVQIILAQRLNLQLSDLFDAALEVHEARGMKRSADEVRKDLTEFFALRVKNVLSEQAIRYDVVDAVMGAGFNNLLLTVERAALLNEQASGEDRAAFKLIVDAFNRVSNLAAKATTKVVDEALFAEAAESALYKEWQAVHASFQQAVAGGEIAEAAAKLAALKAPINTYFDAVMVMAEDEKVRANRLATLSLIAEDIAVVADYSKLVWS; via the coding sequence ATGGCTAAAGATTTATTGCTGGAAATCGGTTTGGAGGAAGTTCCTGCAAGATTTGTAAGAGGGGCTATGAATCAGCTTAAGGAGAAGCTGGTGAAATGGCTTGCGGAATCGCGTATCGCTCATCAAGATGTACAAGCATATGCTACGCCGCGCAGACTTGCTGTTCTGGTGCAAGGTGTTGAAGAGAAGCAGGCGGATGTCAATGAGCAGGTAAAAGGCCCTTCCCGCAAAATTGCCCAGGATGACCAGGGCAACTGGAGCAAAGCGGCGCTTGGATTTGCACGCAGTCAAGGCGCGGAGCCGGAGCAGCTTTATTTTCAGGAGCTGGCAGGGGTAGAATATGTATATGCGAACAAAAGCAGCATCGGTATCGATACGGCGGCTGTTTTGTCCGAAGGCTTGACGAATTTAATTACCTCCATGTCGTTTCCGAAAAATATGCGTTGGGGAAGCTACGATTTGAAGTTCATTCGGCCGATAAAATGGTTATTGGCTCTTTATGGCCAAGATGTTGTACCATTTGAAATTACAGGCGTGCGCAGCGGCAACAGCAGCAGAGGACATCGTTTCCTCGGCGCAGAGACGACAGTGGCAGAGCCAGCGGCGTACAAAGAACGTTTGCGCGAGCAGCATGTCATCGTCGATGTAGAAGAGCGGGAACAGATTATCGTCGCTCAAATTGAGCAGCTGGCGAAAGAGCAAAACTGGGAGATTGCCATCAATCAGGATTTGCTGGAGGAAGTACTGTTCCTTGTGGAAATTCCGAATGTGCTTTACGGTACATTTGATCCCGAATTCCTCAACATTCCGCAGGATGTGCTTATTACGTCGATGCGTGAGCATCAGCGGTATTTCCCGGTGCTGGATGGCAAAGGCCAACTGCTCCCTTATTTTGTAACGGTGCGCAACGGCGACCGGAACAAAATTGACGTTGTAGCAAAAGGCAATGAAAAGGTGCTTCGCGCCCGTCTTTCTGATGCGAAGTTCTTCTATGAAGAGGATCAGAAGCTGGCCATTGGCGACGCGCTTGCCAAGCTTGAAAACATCGTATATCACGAGGAGCTAGGAACGGTTGCTAATAAAGTAGGCCGTATCAGAGCTTTGGCTGATTTGCTTGCAGCGAAATTGCAGGTGGATGCGGGTACCGCAGCGCATATTAGCCGGACGGCTGATATTTGCAAGTTCGACCTCGTTACCCAAATGGTCGGCGAGTTTCCAGAGCTGCAGGGCATTATGGGTGAAGACTATGCTCGTAAAGCAGGCGAGAACGAGACGGTTGCAGCTGCCATTAATGAGCATTACCAGCCGCGCTTTGCTGGAGATCGTGCACCTGCCTCGATAACTGGCGCCGTTGTAAGCCTTGCGGATAAATTGGATACGATTGTTGGCTGCTTCTCCATCGGCATTATTCCTACAGGATCCCAGGATCCATACGCTCTTCGCCGTCAAGCGGCTGGCGTCGTGCAAATTATTTTGGCACAGCGTTTGAATTTGCAGCTTAGCGACTTGTTTGATGCGGCGCTTGAGGTTCATGAGGCTAGAGGCATGAAGCGCAGTGCAGATGAAGTACGCAAGGATTTAACGGAATTTTTTGCGCTTCGCGTGAAAAATGTGTTGTCCGAGCAAGCGATTCGTTATGACGTTGTAGATGCTGTAATGGGTGCAGGCTTTAACAATCTGCTCTTGACCGTGGAGCGCGCAGCTCTGTTGAATGAACAGGCTTCGGGCGAGGACCGCGCAGCATTCAAGCTGATTGTGGATGCTTTCAATCGCGTCAGCAATTTGGCTGCCAAAGCAACGACTAAAGTTGTAGACGAAGCTTTGTTTGCAGAAGCAGCGGAATCCGCGCTGTATAAGGAGTGGCAGGCGGTTCATGCATCGTTCCAGCAAGCAGTTGCCGGAGGGGAAATCGCTGAAGCTGCAGCTAAGCTTGCTGCGTTGAAAGCGCCGATTAATACGTATTTCGATGCGGTTATGGTTATGGCGGAAGATGAGAAGGTACGCGCTAACCGTTTGGCGACCCTCTCTTTAATTGCAGAAGATATAGCGGTTGTGGCGGATTATTCGAAGCTCGTCTGGTCATAA
- a CDS encoding YaiI/YqxD family protein, producing MPITKPTIIVDGDACPVKAEIKQIARSFSLPVLMVSSYDHHLEAEDGVSVIQVEAGKDSVDMYIVNHLLKGDVVVTQDFGLACIALGKGALVLSPRGEQYTDDNIDYLMERRHEQAKRRRSGGKSKGPKAMTTEDRDRFQQKMTKVLQSEQEKHDI from the coding sequence ATTCCTATAACAAAGCCTACTATTATCGTTGATGGCGATGCTTGTCCTGTCAAGGCGGAAATTAAACAAATTGCCCGAAGCTTCTCGCTGCCTGTGCTGATGGTCTCCTCCTATGATCACCACCTTGAAGCCGAAGATGGCGTTTCAGTTATCCAGGTGGAGGCGGGGAAAGATTCCGTAGACATGTATATCGTCAATCATTTGCTGAAAGGCGATGTCGTTGTTACACAGGATTTCGGTCTCGCTTGTATTGCGCTTGGCAAGGGGGCGCTTGTCCTTTCGCCGCGCGGCGAGCAATATACGGATGACAACATCGATTATTTGATGGAGCGCCGTCATGAACAAGCTAAACGCAGGCGCAGCGGCGGTAAATCCAAGGGCCCGAAAGCGATGACAACGGAAGATCGAGATCGATTTCAACAAAAGATGACAAAAGTTTTGCAAAGCGAGCAGGAGAAACATGACATTTAG
- the dnaG gene encoding DNA primase — protein sequence MTYGNKIPEEVIDAVRRHYDIVETVGKYVHLTKHGKYMKGLCPFHSEKTPSFTVTPELQIFHCYGCGKTGHVIRFVEEIEGYSFPEAVRVLAEEAGMPVTWTGAEGGQREEVDLDRLAIIEAHQLTAKLYNYLLNNTQHGKIAKDYLLDRGLREKQIDHFMIGYAPDQWDTLNRFLTARNFDPALMEKGGLLSAKNDGSGHVDRFRSRIMFPIWDRDGKVIAFGGRVIGDGQPKYLNSPETMLFTKSRVFYNLHHARPAIRKSKQVVLFEGYMDVIKSWSAGVNNGVATMGTALTEEHCAILGRQAEEIILCYDGDDAGQAAALKSIPMLEKAKLRVRVSILPKGKDPDEYIEEYGPDTFLREAIDGAATTTKFKLIYSRKNHILLTEEGRKNYLLEAAGIVADLDSAIEREVYLQELSREFNFPLDVLKQDCQAKVLELQKKKPQGDNNDNSWNNGRNENRRSSGPPSLLPAYIKAERRLLHVMMRDREAALAVHDRLGEAFNVEDHAALAAYLYAFYAQDHDPDVGRFIGSLQDERLERAAAAISMMEDVPFDEDILAADIEDISKVPAFRELELKKEEAVQAERAGDYMLAAQMHTEINALERQLKGR from the coding sequence ATGACATACGGTAATAAAATACCGGAGGAGGTCATAGATGCGGTACGCCGTCATTATGACATCGTAGAGACAGTCGGGAAGTATGTTCATCTCACGAAGCACGGCAAATATATGAAAGGGTTATGCCCTTTCCACTCTGAGAAGACCCCATCGTTTACGGTCACGCCAGAGCTGCAAATTTTCCATTGTTACGGTTGCGGTAAGACCGGACATGTCATACGATTCGTGGAAGAGATCGAAGGCTACTCTTTTCCAGAGGCGGTCAGAGTGCTTGCCGAGGAAGCAGGAATGCCTGTAACCTGGACGGGCGCCGAGGGCGGTCAGCGCGAAGAAGTTGACTTAGACCGCTTAGCCATTATTGAAGCTCATCAGTTGACAGCGAAATTGTATAACTATCTTTTGAATAACACACAGCATGGCAAAATCGCTAAAGACTATTTGCTTGATAGAGGTCTCAGGGAAAAGCAGATCGACCACTTTATGATAGGGTATGCGCCGGACCAATGGGACACGCTTAACCGATTTTTAACCGCAAGAAATTTTGACCCGGCTTTAATGGAAAAGGGCGGTTTGTTATCGGCTAAAAATGACGGCAGCGGTCATGTCGACCGTTTCAGGAGCCGCATCATGTTCCCGATCTGGGATCGTGATGGCAAGGTGATCGCTTTCGGCGGAAGGGTAATCGGCGACGGTCAGCCCAAGTATTTGAATTCCCCGGAGACGATGCTGTTCACGAAGAGCCGAGTTTTTTACAATCTGCACCATGCAAGACCAGCTATTCGCAAGAGCAAACAGGTTGTTCTGTTTGAAGGGTATATGGATGTTATTAAATCCTGGAGTGCAGGCGTAAATAATGGTGTTGCCACGATGGGTACAGCATTGACTGAGGAGCATTGTGCCATACTCGGAAGGCAGGCGGAGGAGATTATCCTGTGCTATGACGGCGATGATGCCGGACAAGCAGCTGCTTTGAAATCCATTCCGATGCTCGAGAAGGCCAAGCTTAGAGTCAGAGTGTCCATCTTGCCGAAGGGCAAGGATCCCGATGAGTATATTGAGGAATACGGGCCTGACACGTTCCTTAGGGAAGCAATCGACGGAGCGGCAACCACTACAAAATTTAAGCTTATATATTCAAGGAAAAACCATATACTGCTAACAGAAGAGGGCCGGAAAAACTATTTGCTCGAAGCGGCTGGCATTGTTGCAGATCTTGATTCCGCTATTGAACGCGAAGTTTACTTACAGGAGTTGTCCCGCGAGTTTAATTTCCCACTTGACGTTTTGAAGCAGGACTGCCAAGCTAAAGTGCTGGAGCTGCAAAAAAAGAAGCCGCAAGGGGATAATAACGATAATTCGTGGAATAATGGTAGGAATGAAAATCGCCGTAGTTCGGGCCCTCCATCCTTGCTGCCCGCATACATCAAGGCGGAACGGCGTCTGCTCCATGTCATGATGCGTGACCGGGAAGCGGCGCTCGCGGTGCACGACAGGCTTGGCGAAGCGTTCAATGTGGAGGATCATGCAGCGCTTGCTGCTTATTTGTACGCATTTTATGCGCAGGATCATGATCCAGATGTCGGACGCTTTATTGGTTCGCTTCAGGATGAACGCCTGGAGAGAGCAGCGGCAGCCATTTCAATGATGGAAGATGTTCCTTTTGACGAGGACATATTAGCCGCTGATATCGAGGATATTAGCAAGGTGCCCGCATTTAGGGAACTTGAGCTTAAGAAGGAAGAAGCGGTACAGGCAGAACGTGCCGGGGATTATATGTTAGCCGCGCAAATGCACACTGAGATTAATGCCCTAGAGAGACAGCTTAAAGGACGATAG
- a CDS encoding tRNA (adenine(22)-N(1))-methyltransferase TrmK, with amino-acid sequence MLKLSNRLQTIAGYVTEGSRIADIGSDHAQLPVYLLQAGVVPSAIAGELNKGPFDAARRQGAAVGLLHKLDVRQGDGLSVIEPLEVDTVTIAGMGGALMSDILEAGYQAGKLEGVKELVLQPNVGEDRVRSWLLEHGWSLLAETIMEEDGKIYEVLHAQKQSDQETKEHNADVYDISLLPDSLPEEIRYALLVRMGPFLLRKPIPVFHQKWQAELEKLDRVCQSLSLSEQPEAAGKLAQLRHEMTIMKEVLACLPMDTPSSK; translated from the coding sequence ATGTTGAAACTTTCTAACCGATTACAAACGATTGCGGGTTATGTAACAGAGGGCTCGCGCATAGCTGATATAGGATCAGATCATGCGCAGCTTCCGGTATATTTGCTGCAAGCAGGAGTTGTGCCTTCGGCGATTGCCGGAGAGCTGAATAAAGGACCGTTTGATGCGGCTCGCAGGCAGGGTGCGGCTGTTGGGCTGCTTCACAAGCTCGATGTACGCCAAGGAGACGGCTTGTCCGTAATCGAGCCGCTGGAAGTTGACACGGTTACGATTGCGGGCATGGGCGGCGCATTGATGAGCGATATTTTGGAGGCTGGCTATCAGGCCGGCAAGCTCGAAGGCGTCAAAGAACTGGTGCTGCAGCCTAATGTGGGCGAGGACCGGGTCAGAAGCTGGCTGCTTGAGCATGGCTGGTCGCTGCTTGCCGAAACGATTATGGAGGAAGACGGAAAGATTTACGAGGTTCTCCATGCGCAGAAGCAAAGCGATCAGGAGACCAAGGAGCATAACGCTGACGTTTATGATATCTCCTTATTGCCAGACTCCTTGCCGGAGGAGATCCGTTATGCTCTGCTTGTGCGGATGGGGCCTTTTTTGCTGCGCAAGCCGATTCCTGTTTTTCATCAAAAATGGCAGGCAGAGCTTGAAAAGCTGGACCGCGTCTGCCAAAGCCTGTCCCTTTCAGAGCAGCCGGAAGCGGCCGGAAAGCTGGCGCAGCTGCGTCATGAAATGACGATTATGAAGGAGGTGCTCGCATGCTTGCCAATGGACACACCGTCGTCCAAATAA
- the rpoD gene encoding RNA polymerase sigma factor RpoD, with protein sequence MANDQHTGLEAEQKLDQVKDQLIEQGKKRSSLTYKEIMEKLSPFDQDPEQIDEFFEQLDDQGIEVLNENDEERHNPLDNRGEEQEREQDDFNFDDDLALPPGIKINDPVRMYLKEIGRVPLLSADDEIELARRIENGDEEAKRRLAEANLRLVVSIAKRYVGRGMLFLDLIQEGNMGLIKAVEKFDHLKGFKFSTYATWWIRQAITRAIADQARTIRIPVHMVETINKLIRVSRQLLQELGREPSPEEIAAEMELSTEKVREIMKIAQEPVSLETPIGEEDDSHLGDFIEDQEALAPADAAAYELLKEQLEDVLDTLTEREENVLRLRFGLDDGRTRTLEEVGKVFGVTRERIRQIEAKALRKLRHPSRSKRLKDFLE encoded by the coding sequence ATGGCGAATGATCAGCATACTGGATTGGAAGCTGAACAAAAGCTGGATCAAGTCAAAGACCAGCTGATTGAACAGGGTAAGAAGAGATCCTCCCTAACTTATAAAGAGATTATGGAGAAATTGTCGCCTTTCGACCAGGATCCGGAGCAGATAGACGAGTTTTTCGAGCAACTGGATGATCAAGGGATTGAGGTTCTCAACGAAAATGATGAGGAGCGTCATAATCCGCTTGATAATCGTGGAGAAGAGCAGGAAAGAGAACAGGACGACTTTAATTTTGATGATGATTTGGCGCTTCCGCCAGGCATTAAAATTAATGACCCTGTCCGTATGTACTTAAAAGAAATCGGACGTGTGCCGCTGCTTTCTGCTGACGATGAAATTGAACTCGCACGCAGAATCGAGAATGGCGACGAGGAAGCTAAGCGCAGACTGGCTGAAGCGAATCTACGTCTCGTGGTTAGTATTGCCAAGCGTTATGTTGGACGCGGCATGTTGTTCCTTGACTTGATTCAAGAGGGCAATATGGGCCTGATTAAAGCGGTTGAGAAGTTTGACCACTTGAAGGGTTTTAAATTCAGTACGTATGCGACATGGTGGATTCGCCAAGCGATTACACGTGCGATTGCCGATCAGGCGCGGACGATCAGGATTCCAGTCCATATGGTGGAAACGATCAACAAGCTGATCCGTGTATCGCGTCAATTGCTGCAAGAGCTGGGCCGCGAGCCGTCACCGGAAGAAATTGCTGCCGAGATGGAGCTAAGCACGGAAAAAGTTCGGGAAATTATGAAGATCGCACAGGAGCCTGTATCGCTTGAGACGCCGATTGGTGAAGAGGACGATTCGCATCTTGGTGATTTCATTGAAGATCAGGAGGCGCTTGCTCCTGCGGATGCAGCTGCTTATGAGCTGCTGAAGGAACAACTGGAGGATGTGCTCGATACGCTTACCGAGCGTGAAGAGAACGTATTGCGTCTGCGTTTCGGTCTTGATGACGGACGTACAAGGACGCTTGAAGAAGTAGGAAAGGTGTTTGGCGTAACGCGTGAGCGGATACGTCAAATTGAGGCGAAGGCTCTGCGCAAATTGCGTCATCCGAGCCGCAGCAAACGCTTGAAGGATTTTCTCGAATAA
- a CDS encoding pyruvate, water dikinase regulatory protein, which produces MTKPMTDVIIYVVSDAAGDTGELVVRAAVAQFHPIQTDIRRAPFITDVAGLERVVRQAQEAGAIVLFTLVIPHLREAMGRLAEQYDTVSIDLLGPLIQSLEVKTGQQSRQEPGLNHVLDENYFRKVDAVEFAVRYDDAKDPSGVLKADIVLIGVSRTSKTPLSMYLAHQKYKVANIPLVPELKPPAELFNVPKAKIVGLTIGVPYLNIIRKERLKALGLPNSASYAATDRIEKELLYAESIMKQLGCVIIDVSHRAVEETASLIMEHIRFT; this is translated from the coding sequence ATGACAAAACCGATGACAGATGTCATTATTTATGTCGTATCGGATGCAGCTGGCGATACGGGCGAACTCGTGGTAAGAGCCGCCGTCGCCCAGTTTCATCCGATTCAGACGGATATTCGCAGAGCGCCCTTCATTACGGATGTAGCGGGGCTTGAACGGGTAGTCCGTCAGGCTCAGGAAGCTGGCGCAATCGTGTTGTTTACACTCGTCATCCCGCATTTGCGCGAGGCGATGGGCAGGCTGGCAGAGCAGTATGACACGGTGTCAATAGATCTGCTCGGCCCGCTTATCCAAAGTCTTGAAGTGAAGACGGGACAACAATCACGGCAAGAGCCGGGGCTGAACCATGTGCTGGATGAAAACTATTTCCGCAAAGTGGATGCTGTTGAATTTGCTGTGCGTTACGATGATGCGAAAGATCCTTCGGGTGTGCTGAAGGCCGATATTGTGCTCATTGGCGTATCCCGGACTTCTAAGACGCCGCTATCGATGTATTTGGCCCATCAGAAATACAAGGTGGCGAACATCCCGCTCGTGCCGGAGCTTAAGCCGCCCGCGGAGCTGTTTAATGTTCCGAAGGCGAAAATTGTTGGACTGACGATTGGCGTGCCCTATTTGAACATTATTCGCAAAGAACGGCTCAAGGCGCTAGGGCTGCCGAACAGTGCATCGTACGCGGCGACAGATCGCATCGAGAAGGAGCTGCTTTATGCGGAATCCATCATGAAGCAGCTGGGCTGTGTCATTATTGATGTATCCCATCGTGCGGTTGAAGAAACAGCAAGCTTGATAATGGAGCATATTCGCTTCACCTAA